A window from Candidatus Bathyarchaeota archaeon encodes these proteins:
- a CDS encoding AAA domain-containing protein: MSDGGIDINVDVSDDESTDGSLTASGIAEYIRFNCCPRFFKLKSEGKEVKRRKWVEAFKPISPLLYGVGKALEEKKVEELKANAADYFDFDRYDPHKYGWGKAADSMNYLHYVIETQISKGEQADNRPILLYQVPMKGAIGVWDIKGIADLIAIWPQKNGKVKVRIFELKASWKEQTAHRIQVAIYVLLLSRELGGLASKVEVEGGVINRETDLTCLDAESLPKFKLSPLIQDVQRLLSKDGELNRIRQTPLETVEYQLCWRCDNCGFNECCIVCSVENESISLLNLSRGEQKALSHYGISKLEDLAKLKFVPQNNDLRPYDFKNLPARDPQKVHLLSTDPIVGPKLDWLIERAQYMLGGIRPNSQFANKNRWMPWLTGTGYGSLPEDAPALGTDAALMANPDCMIRVYLFVEWDYMLDLVSLISARVSCTRYRGEPLSVSHVIGSLPDDHQAGLDAERSLLEKFFFDLTAVINKIAVAIGSPDEAPIHLYFFSRQERDILMKAVTRQNSLMSAHAVRDLLGLRQAIDQPMFSILQDEVVHRKALKFHSSGLLPILDQAGYFDRKQWTTKRKDGSTVDLSLVFRDGLFNYSLPFHRNPDGSITFLKEGPNDGYYPARARFGDQLPIEYIWGAKGRLDNFEPVKGPSKILLEKRKWCDYNQKTRRISDEELTLMGQTLCLILEHIERSLNIRNRRLGKKPIPIPTISEFSLGTATLERSCREFLDLEYFSKRQELYQHYAMLPYQRVASGRSLIFECTNVFESDLEFIVRGKLVYENIGLPKADCVANACRIKGSDGSSSGDWMVITELRRNANGQFEEAQKRSPSEVEKSARAIVDKVDVAKLEIAVKVVTWPTGRGSKYSAWHNLPTTDPEKAQNKYMQLFEKGRVYILDELADDIISDRAAKCLDYAANNVLYHLLAEYLAGKTGGSTHKALPKVAAEPFLDWMQHRKFPPKPEQARFVERVFGAEPIVMLQGPPGTGKTETLQLAVLAHVAAHRASRCRVLMVAPTHKAIQEFVAKLARCWQEYSVAGGKDLKDLQIFRVLSSNSSSVAPIEGVKYLNYNEDEETVEELTGCLMNQSTLTREVMGAYPLILCVTPPSLYGLMKKIGDSEPPWGEGFFDLLVVDEASMMRLPELILSGSFLSKNSQILVAGDHRQLPPIVAHNWEKEDRRTLEEMASFLSAMDFLRLLRNEDLGIERIKCTHPANIPAERLCESHRCHAVVADFLREWVYEKDSIDFRSDQHQMLPSCQPKTEGLGVVLQPENVFVLVVHDEAESFQSNLVEASIVQMLVRNAPTESVGVITPHNAQKGLLKNMLADGFGNIRVDTVERYQGGEADLIIISSTVSDPDYVRTESEFLLNLNRVNVAISRMKKKLVIVASRSIFEFMPQDARDYDKALLWRGISETVGFTANSAPKWSGSLSDFVGQSAAPINVAIYIKSQKQ; this comes from the coding sequence GTGAGTGACGGCGGCATTGATATCAACGTAGACGTTTCAGATGACGAGTCAACCGACGGTTCCCTAACCGCGTCAGGCATCGCCGAATACATCCGTTTCAACTGTTGCCCCCGATTCTTTAAACTAAAATCTGAAGGCAAAGAAGTCAAACGCCGAAAATGGGTCGAAGCCTTCAAACCCATCAGCCCGCTACTTTACGGCGTCGGCAAAGCCCTTGAAGAAAAAAAGGTGGAAGAACTCAAAGCAAACGCCGCCGACTACTTCGACTTTGACCGCTACGACCCACATAAGTATGGCTGGGGAAAAGCTGCCGACTCCATGAATTACCTCCACTACGTTATCGAAACCCAGATTTCCAAAGGCGAACAAGCTGACAACCGTCCCATATTGCTCTATCAGGTTCCCATGAAAGGAGCCATCGGGGTGTGGGACATCAAAGGCATCGCTGATTTGATTGCGATTTGGCCCCAAAAAAACGGCAAAGTCAAAGTCCGCATTTTTGAGCTAAAGGCTTCTTGGAAGGAACAGACAGCCCATCGTATCCAAGTCGCCATCTATGTGCTGCTCCTCTCAAGAGAACTCGGCGGCTTAGCCTCAAAAGTTGAGGTTGAAGGCGGCGTAATCAACCGCGAAACCGACCTCACATGCCTTGACGCTGAGAGCCTCCCCAAATTCAAACTAAGTCCCCTAATCCAAGATGTTCAACGCCTCCTCTCCAAAGACGGCGAATTAAACCGCATCCGACAAACTCCCCTCGAAACCGTGGAGTATCAGCTCTGTTGGAGATGTGACAACTGTGGTTTCAACGAGTGTTGCATCGTCTGCTCCGTAGAAAACGAAAGCATCTCCCTGCTGAATTTAAGTCGAGGCGAACAAAAAGCGCTCAGCCACTACGGCATCTCCAAACTTGAGGACCTTGCAAAACTCAAATTTGTCCCGCAAAACAACGATTTGCGCCCCTATGACTTCAAAAACCTCCCCGCTCGTGACCCCCAAAAGGTGCATCTTCTCTCAACCGACCCCATTGTGGGACCTAAACTTGACTGGTTGATTGAACGCGCCCAGTACATGTTAGGCGGCATTCGTCCCAATAGCCAGTTTGCTAACAAGAACCGCTGGATGCCCTGGCTAACCGGCACGGGATATGGCAGTCTACCCGAAGACGCCCCCGCTTTAGGCACAGATGCCGCGTTGATGGCGAACCCCGACTGCATGATCCGCGTGTATCTCTTCGTCGAATGGGACTACATGCTTGACCTCGTCTCTTTGATTAGTGCACGGGTCAGCTGCACTCGCTACCGAGGTGAACCCCTGAGTGTCTCCCACGTTATTGGTTCTCTTCCAGATGACCATCAAGCTGGCTTAGACGCAGAACGCTCGCTACTTGAGAAATTCTTCTTTGACCTCACAGCCGTTATCAACAAAATCGCAGTTGCCATAGGCAGCCCCGACGAAGCCCCCATTCATCTCTACTTTTTTAGCCGCCAAGAACGCGACATCTTAATGAAAGCTGTCACGCGCCAAAATTCGCTCATGAGCGCCCACGCTGTCCGCGACCTCCTCGGGCTCCGTCAAGCCATCGACCAACCCATGTTCTCCATCCTCCAAGACGAAGTGGTGCATAGAAAAGCCCTCAAATTTCACAGTTCAGGTTTGCTGCCGATTCTGGACCAAGCAGGCTACTTTGACCGCAAACAATGGACCACCAAACGCAAAGACGGCAGCACCGTGGACTTGAGCTTGGTTTTCCGTGATGGCTTATTCAACTATTCTCTGCCTTTCCACCGTAACCCCGACGGCTCCATAACCTTCCTAAAAGAAGGCCCCAACGACGGCTACTATCCCGCCCGTGCCCGTTTCGGCGACCAACTGCCCATAGAATACATCTGGGGCGCAAAGGGACGATTGGACAATTTTGAGCCAGTCAAGGGTCCGTCTAAGATTTTGCTGGAAAAACGCAAATGGTGCGATTACAACCAAAAAACACGCCGCATCAGCGACGAAGAACTCACCTTGATGGGGCAAACCCTTTGCCTAATACTCGAACACATCGAGCGGTCACTAAACATCCGCAACCGCCGCTTAGGCAAAAAACCCATACCCATCCCAACAATCTCCGAATTCTCTTTGGGCACCGCTACCTTAGAGCGTAGTTGCCGAGAGTTTTTGGATTTGGAGTATTTCTCTAAGCGCCAAGAGCTCTATCAGCATTATGCAATGTTGCCATATCAGCGGGTTGCGTCGGGGCGGTCGCTGATTTTTGAATGCACCAACGTGTTCGAATCCGACTTGGAGTTCATTGTCCGCGGCAAACTTGTCTACGAAAACATAGGGTTGCCTAAAGCTGACTGCGTCGCAAACGCATGCCGCATCAAAGGTTCGGACGGGTCAAGCAGCGGCGACTGGATGGTCATCACCGAGTTGCGGCGAAACGCGAATGGGCAGTTTGAGGAAGCCCAGAAACGCAGCCCCTCTGAGGTGGAGAAATCCGCCCGCGCCATCGTCGACAAAGTTGACGTTGCCAAACTCGAAATCGCAGTTAAAGTCGTGACGTGGCCTACAGGTAGAGGCAGCAAATACAGCGCATGGCACAACCTCCCCACCACTGACCCCGAGAAAGCCCAAAACAAGTACATGCAACTCTTCGAAAAAGGACGCGTCTACATCCTCGATGAATTAGCCGATGATATTATCTCCGACCGCGCCGCCAAATGCCTCGACTACGCCGCCAACAACGTACTCTATCACCTTTTGGCTGAGTATTTAGCAGGCAAAACTGGCGGGTCCACCCATAAGGCTTTGCCTAAGGTTGCTGCGGAGCCATTTCTGGATTGGATGCAGCATCGAAAGTTTCCACCTAAACCAGAGCAGGCGAGGTTTGTGGAGCGTGTGTTTGGTGCGGAGCCGATTGTTATGTTGCAGGGTCCACCGGGCACAGGCAAAACCGAAACGTTGCAGCTAGCCGTTTTGGCGCATGTAGCGGCGCATCGGGCGTCTCGGTGTAGGGTTTTGATGGTTGCGCCCACGCATAAAGCCATTCAAGAATTCGTCGCTAAGCTGGCGCGGTGTTGGCAGGAATACTCTGTTGCAGGCGGCAAGGACCTAAAAGACCTCCAAATCTTCCGTGTCCTTAGCAGCAATTCTTCCTCTGTGGCGCCGATTGAAGGTGTTAAATACCTCAACTACAACGAGGACGAGGAAACCGTTGAGGAACTCACGGGTTGCCTCATGAACCAATCTACCCTAACCCGCGAGGTAATGGGCGCCTACCCGCTTATCTTATGCGTGACTCCCCCCAGCCTGTATGGCTTGATGAAGAAAATCGGCGATTCCGAACCGCCTTGGGGCGAAGGCTTCTTTGACCTCCTAGTCGTGGACGAAGCGAGCATGATGCGGCTTCCCGAACTCATCTTGTCAGGCAGTTTTCTCTCCAAAAACAGCCAAATCCTAGTCGCAGGCGACCACCGCCAGCTCCCCCCGATTGTGGCGCATAACTGGGAAAAAGAAGACCGTCGAACCCTCGAAGAAATGGCATCCTTCCTCTCAGCCATGGACTTCCTCCGTCTACTACGTAACGAGGACCTTGGCATCGAACGAATCAAATGCACACATCCCGCCAACATCCCTGCTGAGCGCCTCTGCGAAAGCCACCGATGCCACGCCGTCGTCGCTGACTTTCTGCGCGAATGGGTCTACGAAAAAGACAGCATCGATTTCCGCTCTGACCAGCACCAGATGTTGCCATCTTGCCAGCCTAAAACGGAGGGGTTAGGCGTGGTTTTGCAGCCTGAAAACGTGTTTGTCCTAGTTGTGCATGATGAGGCGGAGAGTTTTCAATCTAACTTGGTGGAGGCATCGATTGTGCAGATGCTGGTGCGCAATGCACCAACCGAGAGCGTCGGCGTCATAACTCCCCATAACGCGCAGAAGGGGCTGCTCAAGAATATGCTTGCCGACGGCTTTGGCAACATACGCGTTGACACAGTGGAGCGTTATCAAGGCGGCGAGGCAGACCTCATAATAATCTCCAGCACTGTAAGCGACCCTGACTATGTCCGCACCGAAAGCGAATTCCTCCTAAACCTCAACCGCGTAAACGTCGCCATCAGCCGCATGAAGAAAAAGCTAGTAATTGTGGCGAGCCGCAGCATTTTTGAGTTCATGCCCCAAGACGCACGCGACTACGACAAAGCGTTACTCTGGCGTGGCATCTCCGAAACTGTTGGGTTCACAGCGAACTCGGCCCCCAAATGGTCGGGTAGCTTGTCAGATTTTGTGGGTCAGTCGGCTGCACCGATTAATGTTGCAATTTATATTAAATCCCAAAAGCAATAG
- a CDS encoding DUF523 domain-containing protein, whose amino-acid sequence MKIVSACLLGVNCNFEGKNWLSSQLRKEFERGELFVVCPEVFGGLSVPRVPAEIAGGDGKDVLDGKARVLNMEGVDVTAEFLRGAQETLRIAKSVGATEALLTEKSPSCGCGKIFDGTFTDRFITGDGVTAALLKRNGVKVTTVRVTS is encoded by the coding sequence ATGAAAATTGTTAGTGCCTGCCTTCTGGGCGTCAACTGCAATTTCGAGGGCAAAAACTGGTTAAGTTCTCAGCTACGAAAAGAGTTTGAACGGGGCGAATTGTTTGTGGTTTGCCCTGAAGTTTTCGGCGGTTTATCTGTTCCACGGGTGCCAGCGGAGATTGCAGGCGGTGACGGCAAGGACGTATTAGATGGTAAAGCCAGAGTGCTCAATATGGAAGGCGTCGATGTAACCGCCGAGTTTCTTAGAGGCGCCCAAGAAACCCTTCGTATTGCCAAATCAGTTGGCGCAACCGAAGCCCTGCTTACAGAGAAGAGCCCCTCTTGTGGCTGCGGAAAAATCTTTGACGGCACTTTCACAGACAGATTCATCACTGGCGACGGCGTAACAGCTGCCCTGCTAAAGAGGAATGGCGTGAAGGTGACAACGGTTAGGGTTACGTCTTAG
- a CDS encoding Lrp/AsnC family transcriptional regulator: protein MGMDEKDKQILKLLKNDGRAGYADIGGKIGLSEGAVRKRIKTLTEDGVIKKFTVKIGVTEGAEAITLLAINPAYPTQEVSKKIQVIPNVETTYEVTGEYDIIVVIGGMNVMEVNECIEKIRHVEGIMKSNTMIVLRSI, encoded by the coding sequence ATGGGAATGGATGAAAAAGACAAACAAATTCTCAAACTTCTAAAAAATGATGGACGCGCAGGCTACGCTGATATAGGTGGTAAAATCGGTTTATCCGAGGGTGCCGTACGTAAACGCATCAAAACCCTAACCGAAGATGGCGTCATCAAAAAGTTCACAGTCAAAATCGGCGTAACCGAAGGCGCAGAAGCCATTACGCTTCTTGCGATTAACCCCGCCTACCCAACGCAAGAGGTTTCCAAAAAAATCCAGGTCATACCCAACGTTGAAACCACCTACGAAGTCACAGGCGAATACGACATAATCGTCGTTATAGGCGGCATGAACGTTATGGAAGTTAACGAATGCATCGAGAAAATCCGCCACGTCGAAGGCATCATGAAGAGCAACACGATGATTGTGCTACGTAGCATCTAA
- a CDS encoding lysine biosynthesis protein LysW, which translates to MNPQETKAINKAKCPDCDAELDVPEDTEAGEILSCPGCGLELEVKQIKGGCVDLQELTIEGEDWGE; encoded by the coding sequence ATGAACCCCCAAGAAACAAAAGCCATCAACAAAGCTAAATGCCCTGACTGCGATGCAGAACTAGACGTTCCAGAAGACACTGAAGCGGGCGAAATTCTTAGCTGCCCCGGCTGCGGACTTGAATTAGAAGTCAAACAGATTAAAGGTGGCTGTGTAGACCTTCAAGAGCTAACCATTGAAGGCGAAGACTGGGGCGAATAA
- the argC gene encoding N-acetyl-gamma-glutamyl-phosphate reductase, translating into MRIGIIGGSGYVGSELLRLLLLHPQVEVTMVTSRQSAGEFVFNLHPNLRGLTQLKFVPQDMAELQKNCDIVFTATPHGGSVNLVPKLLSAGLKVIDMSADFRLKNPADYDTYYGWTHAHPEMLKDAAYGLPELHREEIKNAKLVACAGCEATAAILGLAPLVKAGLVDKDKIVVDLKVGSSGGGSKPNVASHHPERFSGVRPYKVVGHRHIAEVEQELNALGSEQVKISFTPHAVNMVRGILATIHTFPKQPLANKDLWKALRGMYGNEPFIRIVKYLKGPYQLPDPKITTGTNFCDVGFEIDEHANRLIMFSALDNMVKGAAGQGVQCLNILMGIDETTGLKSTGFHPI; encoded by the coding sequence ATGCGAATAGGTATAATCGGCGGTTCAGGATATGTAGGAAGCGAACTCCTACGCCTGTTATTACTCCACCCCCAAGTAGAAGTAACTATGGTTACTTCGCGGCAAAGCGCAGGCGAATTCGTCTTCAACCTGCACCCTAACCTGCGAGGTTTAACCCAACTAAAATTTGTCCCCCAAGACATGGCTGAACTTCAAAAGAACTGCGACATAGTTTTCACTGCCACCCCACACGGCGGCTCAGTTAACTTGGTCCCTAAACTACTATCGGCAGGACTAAAAGTCATCGACATGAGCGCCGACTTCCGCCTCAAAAACCCCGCGGACTACGATACCTATTACGGCTGGACACATGCACACCCCGAAATGCTCAAAGACGCCGCCTACGGCTTGCCTGAATTGCATCGGGAAGAAATCAAAAACGCTAAGCTTGTGGCTTGCGCTGGCTGTGAGGCTACAGCTGCGATTTTGGGCTTAGCACCCTTAGTCAAAGCGGGCTTAGTTGACAAAGACAAGATTGTTGTGGACTTGAAGGTGGGTTCCTCTGGCGGAGGCAGCAAACCCAACGTTGCCAGCCATCACCCTGAACGCTTTAGCGGCGTGCGTCCCTACAAAGTAGTTGGTCACCGTCACATCGCCGAAGTTGAGCAAGAACTAAACGCGTTAGGCAGCGAACAAGTCAAAATATCGTTCACACCTCATGCTGTTAACATGGTTCGCGGCATCCTTGCCACCATCCACACCTTCCCCAAACAGCCCCTCGCCAACAAAGACCTATGGAAGGCACTCCGCGGCATGTACGGCAACGAACCCTTCATACGCATAGTAAAATACCTAAAAGGCCCCTACCAGCTACCCGACCCCAAAATCACCACGGGCACCAACTTCTGCGATGTCGGGTTTGAAATCGACGAACACGCCAACCGCCTCATAATGTTCTCTGCACTTGACAACATGGTTAAAGGCGCCGCAGGGCAAGGCGTTCAATGCCTAAACATTTTAATGGGTATCGATGAAACCACAGGGCTTAAGAGCACTGGGTTCCACCCCATCTAG
- a CDS encoding [LysW]-aminoadipate/[LysW]-glutamate kinase, with product MLLVIKMGGSILKEGASGDLISDLKEVAQQHKIVLVHGGGVEVTEIASKLGKEQKFIMSPEGFRSRYTDKETIEIYTMVMAGKMNKQIVLALEAQGINAVGLSGLDAATLQAERKTRLIVVDERGRKKVIDGGYTGKITQVNTDLLKLLLEKGYVPIVTPIALSQDNEPLNVDGDRTAAILAGALKADKLILLTDVEGLMLKGERVPKIAATEVKEVLSSIGGGMSTKVHAGLEALNQGVKEVLVTSGTAKQPITSVLNHQVGTVITSE from the coding sequence ATGCTGCTCGTTATTAAGATGGGCGGAAGCATCCTCAAAGAAGGCGCCTCAGGCGACCTCATAAGTGACCTCAAAGAAGTCGCTCAGCAACATAAAATCGTCTTGGTTCATGGCGGCGGAGTTGAAGTTACTGAAATCGCCTCAAAGTTGGGTAAGGAACAGAAGTTCATAATGTCACCCGAAGGTTTCCGCAGCCGCTACACGGATAAAGAAACCATTGAAATCTACACCATGGTTATGGCTGGCAAAATGAATAAGCAAATCGTCTTAGCACTTGAAGCTCAAGGCATAAACGCCGTCGGCTTAAGCGGACTTGACGCAGCGACCCTCCAAGCTGAGCGTAAAACCAGACTTATCGTGGTGGATGAGCGGGGACGCAAAAAAGTCATCGATGGCGGCTACACGGGCAAGATTACCCAAGTCAACACCGATCTCCTAAAGCTTCTTCTCGAAAAAGGCTACGTGCCGATTGTGACGCCGATAGCGTTAAGCCAAGACAATGAACCCCTAAACGTTGACGGCGACCGCACCGCAGCCATACTCGCAGGGGCACTAAAAGCCGACAAACTCATCCTGCTAACCGACGTAGAAGGCTTAATGCTAAAAGGCGAACGCGTACCCAAAATTGCAGCCACTGAAGTTAAAGAAGTCCTCTCAAGCATCGGCGGCGGCATGAGCACGAAGGTTCACGCGGGGCTGGAAGCGCTAAATCAAGGCGTCAAAGAAGTCCTCGTCACGTCAGGCACAGCAAAACAACCCATCACATCAGTTCTAAATCATCAGGTTGGTACAGTGATAACTAGTGAATGA
- a CDS encoding acetylornithine/succinylornithine family transaminase has product MNEKEVMEIEDCFLANVFSKKPVVFTKGKGALLWDINGKEYLDCSSSYGVALLGHCHPKVVAAIHAQAEQLITCHGAYYNDKRAEFMEKLIKITPKGLTKAFLSNSGAESVECAIKLARKATGKPEIIALMGAYHGKTMGALSATWDKKYRDPFMPLVPDIKHVAPDNADKIREAITDKTAAVLMEPIRGEGGIRVPPNGYIQEVREICDKRGVLLIFDEVQTSFGRTGKLWGGENWGVTPDIMCLAKPFAGGLPIGITVARHDLMAQFKLGEHSTTFSGSPLVCAAGCAAIDALFEDKLVEKAAANGAYLKSQLEGLAANHKMVKEVRGLGLMLGMELRHEVLGVILKTLERGVLVLDAGRTVIRMLPPLVITKPQIDRAISALDQALEKEENERANSGSVSN; this is encoded by the coding sequence GTGAATGAAAAAGAAGTTATGGAAATTGAAGATTGCTTCTTAGCAAACGTATTCTCCAAAAAACCCGTCGTATTCACTAAAGGCAAAGGCGCCCTCTTATGGGACATAAACGGGAAAGAATACCTTGATTGCTCAAGCAGCTACGGCGTAGCGTTACTGGGGCATTGTCACCCCAAAGTTGTAGCGGCTATTCACGCTCAAGCTGAACAACTCATAACCTGCCACGGCGCTTACTATAATGATAAACGAGCGGAATTCATGGAGAAATTAATCAAAATCACCCCCAAAGGCCTCACCAAAGCCTTCCTATCCAACAGCGGCGCCGAATCCGTTGAATGCGCCATAAAACTTGCTCGCAAAGCCACAGGCAAACCCGAAATCATCGCCCTAATGGGTGCCTACCACGGCAAAACCATGGGTGCCCTCTCGGCTACTTGGGATAAAAAATACCGTGACCCCTTCATGCCGCTGGTGCCAGACATTAAGCATGTTGCGCCAGACAACGCGGATAAAATCCGTGAAGCCATAACTGACAAAACCGCAGCCGTCCTAATGGAGCCAATCCGAGGTGAAGGCGGCATCCGCGTTCCCCCCAACGGTTACATCCAAGAGGTCCGTGAAATATGCGACAAACGCGGTGTACTTTTAATTTTTGATGAAGTGCAAACCAGCTTTGGACGCACGGGCAAACTCTGGGGAGGCGAAAACTGGGGAGTCACCCCCGACATAATGTGCTTAGCGAAGCCGTTTGCGGGTGGGTTACCCATCGGAATAACCGTCGCCCGACATGACCTCATGGCCCAATTCAAACTCGGTGAACATTCCACAACGTTTAGTGGTAGCCCCTTAGTTTGTGCCGCAGGATGCGCCGCCATCGACGCGTTATTTGAGGATAAGCTGGTTGAGAAAGCCGCTGCCAATGGTGCCTACCTTAAGTCGCAGTTAGAAGGGTTGGCTGCTAACCATAAAATGGTTAAAGAAGTCCGTGGCTTAGGTTTAATGCTGGGTATGGAACTCCGCCATGAGGTTTTAGGAGTCATCCTAAAGACTTTGGAGCGGGGGGTTCTGGTGTTGGATGCCGGTCGAACCGTCATTCGTATGCTCCCACCGTTGGTTATCACTAAGCCGCAAATTGACCGCGCAATCAGCGCGTTAGACCAAGCATTGGAGAAAGAAGAAAATGAACGAGCAAACAGCGGTTCGGTTTCTAACTAA
- a CDS encoding M20/M25/M40 family metallo-hydrolase, which translates to MNEQTAVRFLTNVLGIYSPSGQEQDIANFLAQRMKQMGFEVGIDAIGNVIGVVGEGDPVILLCGHMDTVAGHMPLRVEEGKIFARGAVDAKGPLAAMIMAAIAASKEPDFKGKILIASVVEEEATSKGVRHLITQGINADYAIFGEPSGVENITVGYKGQIQLKIQVKTDTGHASTPWLYDNALEKAYELWSQIKAACSYPSMDPQETPFTSITACLVKMEGGQGDSVIPFEAEMMIDVRVPIQFTTSQVYDKMVKIIANYQAMHPKISVKPSIQDTVEPFEANKSSPLVHVLSSSVRKVLNKPATLLRKTGTGDMNLLGKAMNLPIVTYGPGDSHLDHTVDEHIGIQEYLDSIAVYKDAILKLAKIHNKTAQQNP; encoded by the coding sequence ATGAACGAGCAAACAGCGGTTCGGTTTCTAACTAACGTCCTGGGCATATACAGCCCCTCAGGACAAGAACAGGATATAGCTAACTTTTTAGCGCAACGAATGAAGCAGATGGGCTTTGAGGTAGGCATAGACGCTATCGGCAACGTCATCGGCGTGGTCGGGGAAGGGGACCCTGTTATTTTGCTATGTGGCCACATGGACACTGTTGCAGGTCACATGCCACTCCGCGTTGAAGAGGGAAAAATCTTTGCCCGCGGCGCCGTAGACGCCAAAGGACCCTTAGCGGCTATGATTATGGCGGCGATTGCAGCCTCAAAAGAACCCGACTTTAAAGGCAAAATTCTCATCGCCAGCGTTGTAGAAGAAGAAGCCACAAGCAAAGGTGTCCGTCACCTAATCACGCAAGGCATCAACGCAGACTACGCCATCTTCGGTGAACCCAGCGGCGTCGAAAACATAACCGTTGGCTACAAGGGACAAATTCAACTAAAAATCCAAGTCAAAACCGACACAGGTCACGCCTCTACTCCTTGGCTCTACGATAACGCACTGGAGAAAGCCTACGAGTTATGGAGCCAAATTAAAGCCGCCTGCTCTTACCCATCAATGGATCCTCAAGAAACGCCCTTTACATCCATCACGGCTTGCTTAGTTAAGATGGAAGGGGGACAGGGTGACTCGGTTATTCCTTTTGAAGCCGAAATGATGATTGACGTGCGTGTACCTATCCAGTTTACCACCTCGCAGGTATACGATAAGATGGTTAAAATCATCGCTAATTATCAGGCAATGCACCCTAAAATCTCGGTTAAACCCAGTATCCAAGACACTGTAGAACCCTTTGAAGCTAACAAATCCTCGCCACTGGTTCATGTGCTGTCCTCGTCAGTACGCAAAGTCCTCAACAAACCCGCCACATTGCTACGCAAAACAGGAACAGGCGACATGAACCTCCTCGGTAAAGCCATGAACTTACCCATCGTCACCTATGGCCCCGGCGACTCCCACCTTGACCACACCGTAGATGAACACATAGGAATCCAAGAATACCTCGACTCCATCGCCGTCTACAAAGATGCCATCCTAAAACTCGCAAAAATCCACAACAAAACAGCCCAACAAAATCCCTAA